CTTTAGCAGAACATGATCTTTAATTAATTTAAATGGTTTTTCAGCCTGCTGTTCCCAATTATTCCACGAATGGTGGAAATATAAAGAAGCACCATGATCGATCAGCCAAAGTTCCTTATGCCATATTAGCATATTGGTATTTTTGGCTGTTCTGTCCATATTCATCAAAAAGCTATCTAACCAAACTATTTTAGAAGCTTCCAGTTCGTCCAGATCATTAACTACAGGATCGTAAGTTATTGCCCCCGAAAGGTAATGCAACGCCAGATTAAGTCCTTCACTAAACTTTAAAAGATCCTGTATTTCCTCATCCGGTTCGGTTCTTCCAAATGCCCTGTCCAAATTAGCAAATACTAGCTCCGGAACTCTAAAACCTAATTTTCTAGCCAACTCGCCACCTATCAATTCTGCTATTAAAGCATTGGTTCCCTGTCCTGCTCCTCTAAATTTCAGAACGTACAGAAAATCGTCATCACCTTCTACTATTGCAGGCATAGACCCACCTTCTCTTAAAGGAGTGACATATCTGGTAACATTGATATTTCTTAAATTAACTTCCTGGTTTGCCATTTTTTAAATATGCATAAATTCCCAAGCACTTTTATATCCATTTATTTTTTCTGTATAGCTGATAAAATCACTATAAAAAGCATTCTTTGAAAGTGTCCCGCTATCTCCTATCACAACGAGTTTCATTCTGGCTCTGGTAATAGCGACATTCATTCGGCGTATATCCGATAAGAAACCGATTGCATTCTCGGAATTACTTCTGGTTAAACTGATATACACAATATCTCTTTCCTGCCCTTGAAAGCTATCTATTGTATTGATATCAATCTGTGCTAAAAATGGCTTTAAATCTTCCCAATCCTCAATCAGTTCCTTTAATAACTCCACCTGTTGTTTATAAGGCGATATTACCGCCACGGAATATTTTGCCTTGTTATGATTTTGTAACAACCCGGTCAAATGTTTTAATGTAAAATTCGCTTCTTCCGGATTGTACACGCTAGTCCCGTTTATCTTTTCATCAAAAGAGCAACCTGCTGTGTCTACAAATTCGACAGGAATATCC
This genomic interval from Pseudopedobacter saltans DSM 12145 contains the following:
- a CDS encoding HipA family kinase, whose amino-acid sequence is MANQEVNLRNINVTRYVTPLREGGSMPAIVEGDDDFLYVLKFRGAGQGTNALIAELIGGELARKLGFRVPELVFANLDRAFGRTEPDEEIQDLLKFSEGLNLALHYLSGAITYDPVVNDLDELEASKIVWLDSFLMNMDRTAKNTNMLIWHKELWLIDHGASLYFHHSWNNWEQQAEKPFKLIKDHVLLKKAGKIEEADKLFTQIITPELIDNIVDIIPGDWLKDAPFANLEEHKNAYRAFLKNRVKHSSVIVNEVKDARQTLI